A window of Rhododendron vialii isolate Sample 1 chromosome 13a, ASM3025357v1 contains these coding sequences:
- the LOC131313912 gene encoding uncharacterized protein LOC131313912, producing the protein MRKVLNLRSLGQSLIKYQVGNGQNTHLWLDNWHPQGPLFKGFGESVVYNLGKSLLSKVSSIIYNGAWRWPRQRNRVTQFIVVHTPADFQPNCLHEDSVVWLPHPSGFSVFSA; encoded by the coding sequence ATGAGAAAGGTGTTGAATCTTCGGAGTTTGGGTCAATCCCTCATTAAATACCAGGTTGGGAATGGTCAGAATACTCACTTATGGTTGGATAATTGGCATCCTCAGGGTCCCCTTTTTAAAGGATTTGGTGAGAGTGTTGTGTACAATCTTGGCAAGTCTTTGCTTTCAAAGGTGTCCTCTATTATTTACAATGGGGCTTGGAGATGGCCTAGGCAAAGAAATAGGGTTACTCAGTTTATAGTAGTTCACACCCCTGCAGATTTTCAGCCAAACTGTTTACATGAAGATTCAGTCGTGTGGCTCCCTCATCCTAGTGGCTTTTCAGTATTTTCTGCATAG
- the LOC131313913 gene encoding uncharacterized protein LOC131313913, translating into MIKSLDIGEFSSGKGLNQETSLTCAGDTHLGSHYGTLVRLVNMFSSVIEVLEFVSEDCLNTDQKVESNVLLENLQSFEFVLNLHLMRAILAITSELSLALQRKDQDIWSATKLLLCVACLNLCNSFSSFDKKKLIRLAELYPNEFSQVELMVLHQLDTYIFDMRTSDEFSSLNRVADLSRKIMETKRGKVYPFVSLLLTLSLILPIAIAIVERVFSAMNIVKDRLRNKMSDQWLNDSLVVYVERDIFFGVTNETIMQHFQKMKLGGVY; encoded by the exons ATGATCAAGTCACTTGACATTGGAGAGTTTTCAAGTGGAAAAGGTTTAAATCAAGAAACCAGTCTAACATGTGCGGGTGATACACATTTGGGCTCTCACTATGGCACTTTAGTGAGATTGGTCAATATGTTTTCATCTGTGATTGAAGTGCTTGAATTTGTCTCCGAGGATTGTTTAAATACAGATCAAAAAGTAGAGTCAAATGTGTTGTTGGAGAATTTACAATCTTTTGAATTTGTTCTCAATCTTCATTTGATGAGAGCAATATTGGCCATAACATCAGAGTTATCACTCGCACTTCAAAGAAAAGATCAAGATATT TGGTCAGCCACTAAGTTGTTGCTTTGTGTGGCATGTTTGAATCTTTGCAACTCATTTTCTAGCTTTGACAAGAAGAAGTTGATTCGTCTTGCTGAATTATATCCCAATGAATTCTCTCAAGTGGAACTTATGGTACTTCATCAGCTTGACACGTATATTTTTGACATGCGCACCAGTGATGAGTTCTCAAGCTTAAATAGAGTTGCTGATCTTTCTAGAAAAATTATGGAGACCAAAAGAGGGAAAGTATATCCTTTTGTTTCCTTACTCTTGACTTTGTCATTAATTTTACCGATTGCCATTGCAATAGTTGAAAGGGTATTTTCAGCCATGAACATTGTGAAAGATCGGTTGCGAAATAAAATGAGTGATCAATGGTTGAACGACAGTTTAGTGGTCTACGTagagagagatattttttttggagttacGAATGAGACCATCATGCAACACTTTCAAAAGATGAAACTCGGCGGGGTTTACTAG